GCATCCAACTGAAAACCTTCCCTTCTGATACACCCTGAGACCAAATCTCAGGCAGACCAGTTTAACCTTGTCTGGCGGCCATAGCGCAGTGGAACCACCCCTTCCCATCCCGAACAGGACCGTGAAACGCTGCAGCGCCTATGATAGTTGGGGGTCTCCCTCCGCGAAAGTCGGTCACCGCCAGACACCTATTCCCATAACCCCGCCTCCGCATCATCGAGGCGGGGTTGTTTTTTGACGCGATCCTGCGTATGATGCGCCAAAAAGTGGGCCAAGTGCCCACTTTTTGTTTCTGTGCAGGGAATGGTGAACGTGGAAGATCGACTGTATGAAGGAATTGCGCAACAAGCCGGGATTGCGGGATGCGCCCTGGTAGACGCACGCATGGTGCGCACGGGGCGCGCAGTGGCGTTACAGGTCTTCATAGAAAAGAATGAAACCACTGCGGTTACCATTGAGGATTGTGCGGCGGTGAGTCGCCAGCTCAGCCTGTGGCTCGATGTGGAAAATCCGATCCATGGCGCCTACCGCCTCGAAGTTTCCAGCCCCGGCCTGGATAGGCCGCTAAAAAATTTACACGACTTTGAACGATTTAAGGGGTCTCAGGCCGAGATTCATCTGCACGGGTTGACGCAAGGGCGGCGCCGCTTGCAGGGTGAGCTGCTGGGCGTTGAAGATCAGAAAATTGTATTAAAAAATACCGAAGGGCGCTGGACCTTCGCCCTGGATGATATCCACAAGGCAAGGCTGGTTCCGCAATGGTGAGTCGACGGAACATGCAGAGAGGAGCAGGTCAATGAGTCGTGAACTTCTTTATCTGGCGGATGCCGTCGCCCATGAGAAGGATGTGGACCGGGAAGTCATTTTCCTGGCGCTGGAGGCATCTCTGGTTTCCGCATCCAAAAAGAAATACGGACAGGACTGGCATATCGCGGTGGATGTGGATCGTAAGACCGGAGATTATGTAACCCGCCGGCTATGGGAAGTAGTTGCGGATGATGTCGCGGATTATGACGCGGATCAGCAGATCCGTCTGAGCGATGCCCGGAAAACCCGTCCCGATGTGGAGCTAGGCGGCTACCTCGAAGAAGTGTTGCCACCCGTCGAATTTGGGCGGATCGCGGCACAAACGGCCAAACAGGTGATTGTGCAGAAAGTGCGGGATGCCGAGCGCGACCGGATCGTATCGGACTTTGCGATACGCAAGGGAGATATCGTCAGCGGTCTGGTCAAACGCATGGAAAAAGGCAACGCCATCGTCGACATGGGGCGCGCCGAGGCCATTCTGCCAAAAGAGGAGATGATGCCGCGTGAGGCCATTCGCCCCGGTGATCGGGTGAAGGCACATCTTCAGGATGTACGCCGTGTGCAGCGGGGGCCGCAGCTATTTTTGTCGCGGACCAGTCCTGAGTTGCTGATCAAGCTGTTCGCCCAGGAAGTGCCGGAAATCGGGAACGGGATGATCGAAATCATGGGTGCGGCGCGTGATCCGGGACTACGGGCGAAACTGGCCGTGCGTTCCAATGACCCGCGTGTGGACCCCGTGGGGGCTTGTGTGGGTCTGCGCGGCAACCGGGTACAGACGGTTATCAATGAGTTGAAAGGCGAGCGGATTGACATTGTGATCTGGGCAGCCGATCCGGCCAGCTATGTGATCAACGCCCTTTCACCCGCGGAAGTGTCCAGCATCGTGGTCGACGAGAACACGCACAGTATGGATGTGGTGGTCGGACCGGAGCACTTGTCCCAGGCCATCGGGCGGGCCGGGCAGAATGTACGGCTGGCGACGCAGTTGACGGGCTGGACCATCAACATTCTGACCGAGGAAGAGGCTCAGGCCAAGCGGGAAGAGGAAGAGTCGACCTTTCTCAACCACTTCATCCGGGATCTGGGCGTGGATGAGGACTTGGCCGCCCTGTTGGTCAGCGAGGGTTTTACCTCCATTGAGGAGGTGGCCTATGTTCCGGTTGCCGAAATGATGGAAATCGAGGGTCTGGACGAAAACCTCGTCGGCGAATTGCGGCGCCGTGCGCGTGACGTCCTGCTCAATAAGGCCATTGCCCAGGAAGAGCAGGTGGCGCTCAGTGAACCCGCGGAAGACTTGTTGTCCCTGAAGGGTATGGATAAGGGTTTAGCGCACTTACTGGCCAGTAAAGGTGTTGTCACTTCCGAGGACCTGGCGGAACTGGCTGCGAGCGAG
This sequence is a window from Acidithiobacillus ferridurans. Protein-coding genes within it:
- a CDS encoding ribosome maturation factor RimP; the protein is MVNVEDRLYEGIAQQAGIAGCALVDARMVRTGRAVALQVFIEKNETTAVTIEDCAAVSRQLSLWLDVENPIHGAYRLEVSSPGLDRPLKNLHDFERFKGSQAEIHLHGLTQGRRRLQGELLGVEDQKIVLKNTEGRWTFALDDIHKARLVPQW
- the nusA gene encoding transcription termination factor NusA; protein product: MSRELLYLADAVAHEKDVDREVIFLALEASLVSASKKKYGQDWHIAVDVDRKTGDYVTRRLWEVVADDVADYDADQQIRLSDARKTRPDVELGGYLEEVLPPVEFGRIAAQTAKQVIVQKVRDAERDRIVSDFAIRKGDIVSGLVKRMEKGNAIVDMGRAEAILPKEEMMPREAIRPGDRVKAHLQDVRRVQRGPQLFLSRTSPELLIKLFAQEVPEIGNGMIEIMGAARDPGLRAKLAVRSNDPRVDPVGACVGLRGNRVQTVINELKGERIDIVIWAADPASYVINALSPAEVSSIVVDENTHSMDVVVGPEHLSQAIGRAGQNVRLATQLTGWTINILTEEEAQAKREEEESTFLNHFIRDLGVDEDLAALLVSEGFTSIEEVAYVPVAEMMEIEGLDENLVGELRRRARDVLLNKAIAQEEQVALSEPAEDLLSLKGMDKGLAHLLASKGVVTSEDLAELAASELCEMVGVDEERAKALILEARAPWFA